A DNA window from Ornithinimicrobium humiphilum contains the following coding sequences:
- a CDS encoding ABC transporter substrate-binding protein → MSPNTPQSFRRALPVLATATLLVASGCSSSADGEPEGGTIAIANFAGAGITVPDQIADAKGFFEERGITADFVQVTSAGTQLAALTSGSIDVAQNAVSQVMSAQQQGHDVKFFCGGVAKAWNVVMVKADSPIQSVDPENWKEGFKALEGTTFGLDSLGAGQEAYFRALAADARVDMSTIELVAVGTVGEAAATLASGRVDAIFGYPFVQQSEVAAGNARVAVDMVASGHQLPYHTGYFATTTWLEENPELARNFCEAITEADDYVNDEANVDDVVSFLVEDFGLDQAVAEQFAGPDGVTSIFSPELDCTAINLSAEHAEAAGLVETDPQLRCEDMLWDGMDG, encoded by the coding sequence ATGTCGCCGAACACGCCCCAGTCCTTCCGTCGTGCACTGCCGGTCCTCGCGACGGCAACACTGCTCGTGGCGAGCGGGTGCTCGTCGAGCGCGGACGGCGAGCCGGAGGGCGGGACGATCGCGATCGCCAACTTCGCCGGCGCCGGCATCACCGTGCCCGACCAGATCGCCGACGCGAAGGGTTTCTTCGAGGAGCGGGGCATCACCGCGGACTTCGTGCAGGTGACGTCGGCGGGCACGCAGCTGGCGGCTCTCACGTCGGGCTCCATCGACGTGGCCCAGAACGCTGTCAGCCAGGTGATGTCCGCCCAGCAGCAGGGTCACGACGTGAAGTTCTTCTGCGGCGGGGTCGCGAAGGCCTGGAACGTCGTCATGGTCAAGGCGGACTCCCCCATCCAGAGCGTCGATCCGGAGAACTGGAAGGAGGGATTCAAGGCTCTCGAGGGGACCACCTTCGGGCTGGACAGCCTCGGTGCCGGCCAGGAGGCTTACTTCCGGGCCCTGGCCGCCGACGCCAGGGTCGACATGAGCACCATCGAGCTGGTCGCCGTCGGCACCGTCGGCGAGGCGGCGGCGACGCTGGCGTCCGGCCGCGTAGACGCCATCTTTGGCTACCCCTTCGTCCAGCAGTCCGAGGTCGCCGCGGGCAACGCCCGGGTCGCCGTGGACATGGTCGCCTCCGGCCACCAGCTGCCTTACCACACCGGCTACTTCGCCACCACGACGTGGCTGGAGGAGAACCCCGAACTGGCCCGCAACTTCTGCGAGGCCATCACCGAGGCCGACGACTACGTCAACGACGAGGCGAACGTCGACGACGTGGTGTCCTTCCTCGTGGAGGACTTCGGTCTCGACCAGGCTGTCGCCGAGCAGTTCGCCGGCCCCGACGGCGTGACCTCGATCTTCTCCCCGGAGCTGGACTGCACCGCCATCAACCTGAGCGCCGAGCACGCGGAGGCGGCCGGTCTCGTGGAGACGGACCCGCAGCTGCGGTGCGAGGACATGCTGTGGGACGGCATGGATGGCTGA
- a CDS encoding ABC transporter substrate-binding protein, with protein sequence MKRALPATARRGALVLAAAALVTPLVACGSDAGDGGASASTKVTVANFTGAGTTLADQLAHDRSFFSDRGIDVEFVPVTSAGTQLAGLVSGSIDVLQYTVSQVMAAQQQGHDVQLFCGSVSKAWNVVMVEKDSPIATVDPTDWREGFKALEGTTFGLDSLGGGQEAYFRSLAAEAGVDMSTIDLVAVGAVGEAAATLASGRVDAIFGYPFVQQSEVAAGRARVAIDMVASGHQLPYHTGYFATGEWLDENPEVARDFCAAIGESAEYLADPANLEDVTSFLVEDFGLDEAVAEQFAGPDGVTSIYSPELDCAAIDLSAEQAEEAALVQPEPRLRCTELVWDGIEGRR encoded by the coding sequence ATGAAGCGCGCCCTGCCCGCCACGGCCCGACGGGGTGCTCTCGTCCTGGCGGCCGCGGCACTGGTGACCCCCCTCGTCGCCTGCGGCTCCGACGCGGGAGACGGAGGTGCCTCCGCGAGCACGAAGGTGACCGTCGCCAACTTCACCGGCGCCGGCACCACGCTGGCCGACCAGCTCGCGCACGACCGGTCCTTCTTCTCGGACCGCGGTATCGACGTCGAGTTCGTGCCCGTGACCTCTGCGGGCACGCAGCTCGCGGGCCTGGTCTCGGGCTCCATCGACGTCCTGCAGTACACGGTGAGCCAGGTGATGGCCGCCCAGCAGCAAGGTCATGACGTGCAGCTCTTCTGCGGCAGCGTGTCCAAGGCCTGGAACGTCGTCATGGTCGAGAAGGACTCGCCCATCGCGACCGTCGACCCCACGGACTGGCGCGAGGGTTTCAAGGCCCTTGAGGGCACCACCTTCGGGCTGGACAGCCTCGGGGGTGGCCAGGAGGCCTACTTCCGCTCGCTCGCGGCCGAGGCGGGGGTGGACATGAGCACCATCGACCTCGTGGCCGTCGGAGCCGTGGGCGAGGCGGCCGCCACGCTGGCCTCGGGTCGCGTGGACGCCATCTTCGGCTACCCGTTCGTGCAGCAGTCGGAGGTGGCGGCCGGTCGGGCCCGGGTGGCGATCGACATGGTCGCCTCCGGCCACCAACTGCCCTACCACACCGGCTACTTCGCCACCGGCGAGTGGCTGGACGAGAACCCCGAGGTCGCCCGCGACTTCTGCGCGGCCATCGGAGAATCGGCGGAGTACCTCGCCGATCCCGCCAACCTCGAGGACGTCACCTCCTTCCTCGTCGAGGACTTCGGTCTGGACGAGGCCGTCGCGGAGCAGTTCGCCGGACCCGACGGGGTGACGTCCATCTACTCCCCGGAGCTGGACTGCGCCGCGATCGACCTCAGCGCGGAGCAGGCCGAGGAGGCGGCGCTCGTCCAGCCGGAGCCGCGCCTACGCTGCACCGAGCTCGTCTGGGACGGGATCGAGGGGCGGCGATGA
- a CDS encoding cytochrome P450 gives MSVSPAVSLELLADFDRVTADAPDVDRASVLARARAQAPVFWSEALDAWVITRHRDVRDVLRDPDNFRAVADGPGAPPYGRTFLHMEGHEHAKKVGVVASRIRSQNALRNGLEGRVADIARRVVADLRHDEPVELRRAFAMWIPLLAITELTGLGHGEQFEQWYRAVGSGGVASVTDPQARVRALEARAELEAFLEPFVANRRQDPGEDLVSALATAEYDGQPLGLDEIVSTVVFLLAAGVETTERVLTSLLRHAALHPEVWSWLRERREDDEALTAAAAEALRYFPPVNGLMRRTIAETDVAGVRVPEGQRVCLLLVSANRDAEVFDAPEEFRVDRYLGRGSAQFTAAGEIMPFGAGRHYCVGARLAQTEMIHALRELAHAVERIEPDGELPPDVGFMLRCPPSLPVILRPSDERER, from the coding sequence GTGAGCGTGTCGCCAGCCGTTTCCCTCGAACTCCTCGCCGACTTCGATCGGGTCACCGCGGACGCCCCCGATGTCGACCGGGCCAGCGTCCTGGCGCGGGCACGCGCCCAGGCGCCGGTCTTCTGGAGCGAGGCCCTCGACGCCTGGGTGATCACCCGGCACCGGGACGTCCGAGACGTCCTTCGTGACCCGGACAACTTCCGTGCCGTGGCGGACGGGCCGGGCGCTCCGCCCTACGGCCGCACCTTCCTCCACATGGAGGGCCACGAGCACGCGAAGAAGGTGGGCGTCGTCGCCAGCCGCATCCGGAGCCAGAACGCCCTGCGCAATGGGCTCGAAGGCCGAGTGGCCGACATCGCCCGACGGGTCGTGGCCGACCTGCGCCACGACGAGCCGGTCGAGCTCCGCCGGGCGTTCGCGATGTGGATCCCACTCCTGGCCATCACCGAGCTGACGGGACTCGGCCACGGCGAGCAGTTCGAGCAGTGGTACCGGGCGGTGGGCTCCGGGGGCGTCGCGAGCGTCACCGACCCACAGGCCAGGGTCCGGGCGCTCGAGGCGCGGGCAGAGCTGGAAGCCTTCCTCGAGCCCTTCGTCGCCAACCGCCGCCAGGACCCGGGGGAGGACCTGGTCTCAGCGCTCGCGACGGCCGAGTACGACGGGCAGCCGCTCGGCCTGGACGAGATCGTCTCCACGGTCGTCTTCCTGCTGGCTGCCGGCGTCGAGACGACCGAGCGGGTGCTCACCAGCCTGCTCCGGCACGCCGCCCTGCACCCCGAGGTCTGGTCCTGGCTCCGGGAGCGCCGCGAGGACGACGAGGCGCTGACCGCCGCCGCGGCGGAGGCGCTGCGCTACTTCCCTCCGGTGAACGGACTGATGCGCCGCACGATTGCCGAGACCGACGTCGCGGGCGTGCGGGTCCCCGAGGGGCAGCGCGTCTGCCTGCTCCTCGTCTCGGCCAACCGGGACGCCGAGGTCTTCGACGCACCCGAGGAGTTCCGGGTGGACCGCTACCTCGGCCGGGGCAGCGCCCAGTTCACCGCCGCGGGCGAGATCATGCCGTTCGGCGCCGGCCGGCACTACTGCGTCGGCGCCCGTCTGGCGCAGACCGAGATGATCCATGCCCTTCGGGAGCTGGCGCACGCCGTCGAACGCATCGAGCCCGACGGCGAACTGCCACCCGATGTCGGGTTCATGCTCCGATGCCCGCCCTCGCTGCCTGTGATCCTGCGACCGTCCGACGAGAGGGAGAGATGA
- a CDS encoding ABC transporter ATP-binding protein — MAEPAVATMPSVAPASVPRTASALRVTDLTFRYPPRKSHTSWWSRRTARQVSTPVKPALVDITLEVAKGEFVALVGPSGCGKTTLLHLFAGLLRAAPGKVAVNDHEPRMGSADTSYMFARDALLPWRDALHNVMLGMESTGLSGSELEERARGALRSVELEHLATSHPSQLSQGQRQRVALARTMAPGREILLMDEPFAALDAQTKLRLQRELLQFWESETPENRSTVLFVTHDLQEALLLADRVIVMHPDPGRIAYDHVVDVARPRHTRLEEILFDDDFRDLHHQLFDELKEGER, encoded by the coding sequence ATGGCTGAGCCGGCCGTCGCCACCATGCCCTCCGTCGCCCCCGCAAGCGTCCCCCGCACCGCCTCGGCGCTGCGGGTCACCGACCTGACCTTCCGCTACCCGCCGCGCAAGAGCCACACCTCGTGGTGGAGCCGCCGCACCGCGCGCCAGGTGAGCACCCCCGTCAAGCCTGCCCTGGTCGACATCACGCTCGAGGTCGCCAAGGGCGAGTTCGTGGCGCTCGTCGGTCCGAGTGGCTGCGGGAAGACCACCCTGCTGCACCTGTTCGCGGGGCTCCTGCGAGCGGCTCCGGGCAAGGTCGCGGTGAACGACCACGAGCCGAGGATGGGCAGCGCGGACACCTCGTACATGTTCGCCCGGGACGCCCTGCTGCCGTGGCGCGACGCCCTGCACAACGTCATGCTCGGCATGGAGTCCACGGGGCTGTCGGGTTCGGAGCTCGAGGAACGGGCCAGGGGAGCGCTGCGCTCGGTGGAGCTCGAGCACCTGGCGACGAGCCACCCGAGCCAGCTCTCCCAGGGCCAGCGTCAACGCGTGGCACTGGCGCGCACGATGGCCCCCGGCCGCGAGATCCTGCTCATGGACGAGCCCTTCGCGGCGCTGGACGCCCAGACCAAGCTGCGGCTGCAGCGCGAGCTCCTGCAGTTCTGGGAGTCCGAGACCCCTGAGAACCGTTCGACGGTCCTCTTCGTGACCCACGACCTGCAGGAGGCTCTCCTGCTGGCGGACCGCGTCATCGTCATGCACCCCGACCCGGGCCGCATCGCCTACGACCACGTCGTCGACGTCGCCCGGCCACGTCATACCCGTCTCGAGGAGATCCTCTTCGACGACGACTTCCGAGACCTCCACCACCAGCTCTTCGACGAACTGAAGGAAGGCGAACGATGA
- a CDS encoding SDR family NAD(P)-dependent oxidoreductase, with protein sequence MAVSAGGRLNGKVVLVTGAARGLGAAIATAAAVEGAHVMVTDLDAAGAEAVVRQLGSEGLSARATMLDVTDQDSVDAAVRATEDWHGRIDGLVNNAGLLIEADVVSLTEAQWDTVMDVNLKGAWRMTKAVVPVMLEVGSGSIVNISSLEGHFARPGHVAYAVSKAALLNLTRATAVDFGREGIRCNAICPGSVETDLLAQHFAATGDPEAAASDIIGRNRVGRLGRPEEIGATAVFFLSDEVGYLNGSYLIVDGGRGATT encoded by the coding sequence ATGGCAGTGAGTGCAGGGGGCCGCCTGAACGGCAAGGTCGTTCTCGTGACCGGGGCCGCTCGCGGCCTCGGGGCCGCCATCGCCACCGCCGCGGCGGTCGAGGGGGCCCATGTGATGGTGACCGACCTCGACGCCGCAGGAGCGGAGGCTGTCGTCAGGCAGCTGGGATCCGAGGGGCTGTCCGCCCGGGCGACGATGCTCGACGTCACCGACCAGGATTCCGTGGACGCCGCCGTGCGGGCCACCGAGGACTGGCACGGGCGGATCGACGGGCTGGTCAACAACGCCGGCCTGCTCATCGAGGCCGACGTGGTCTCGCTCACGGAAGCCCAGTGGGACACCGTCATGGACGTCAACCTCAAGGGAGCGTGGCGGATGACGAAGGCCGTCGTGCCCGTGATGCTCGAGGTCGGGTCCGGCTCGATCGTCAACATCTCCTCACTCGAAGGGCACTTCGCCCGTCCCGGGCACGTGGCCTACGCCGTGAGCAAGGCCGCGCTGCTCAACCTGACGCGGGCGACCGCTGTCGACTTCGGACGGGAGGGCATCCGGTGCAACGCCATCTGTCCAGGTAGCGTGGAGACGGATCTGCTGGCCCAGCACTTCGCTGCCACGGGGGACCCCGAGGCTGCAGCCTCCGACATCATCGGGCGAAACCGGGTCGGGAGGCTGGGCCGCCCCGAGGAGATCGGTGCCACGGCCGTCTTCTTCCTCAGCGACGAGGTGGGTTACCTCAACGGCAGCTACCTGATCGTCGACGGCGGACGGGGTGCCACCACGTGA
- a CDS encoding GtrA family protein yields the protein MTPPEPRQRLLLRVRFAFDTLAREVAKFGTVGALAFVLDTALYNVLVFGVPGLLDGPLEGAPLTGKVVSATVATLFSWLGNRLWTFRHRRRNAVGHELLLFLVFNAVGLGIALACLGFSRYVLDLHSQLADNISGNGVGLVLGTLFRFWAYRTFVFRGELEAEEREGLEEPQGVWANGR from the coding sequence GTGACCCCGCCCGAGCCCCGGCAGCGCCTCCTGCTGCGCGTGCGGTTCGCGTTCGACACGCTCGCCCGCGAGGTCGCCAAGTTCGGCACCGTGGGTGCGCTCGCCTTCGTCCTCGACACCGCGCTCTACAACGTCCTCGTCTTCGGGGTCCCCGGCCTGCTGGACGGCCCCCTCGAGGGTGCGCCACTGACCGGCAAGGTGGTCTCGGCCACCGTCGCGACGCTCTTCTCCTGGCTGGGCAACCGGCTGTGGACCTTCCGCCACCGGCGCCGCAACGCCGTGGGCCACGAGCTGCTGCTCTTCCTCGTCTTCAACGCCGTCGGGCTGGGGATCGCCCTGGCCTGCCTCGGCTTCTCGCGCTACGTGCTCGACCTGCACAGCCAGCTCGCCGACAACATCTCCGGCAACGGCGTCGGGCTGGTCCTGGGCACGCTCTTCCGCTTCTGGGCCTACCGGACCTTCGTCTTCCGGGGCGAGCTCGAGGCCGAGGAGCGCGAGGGGCTCGAGGAGCCTCAGGGCGTCTGGGCCAACGGCAGGTAG
- a CDS encoding response regulator transcription factor yields the protein MTRVLLAEDDPTISEPLARALRREGYVVTIADDGRAALAEAIREPGHDLLVLDLGLPQLDGLDVCRSMRDAGVRTPVLMLTARTDEIDTVVGLDAGADDYVTKPFRLGELLARVRALLRRGPEAPAKRGGGALRMDVQARRVFLHDEEVRLTTKEFDLLRVLMREEGRVVSRDLLMREVWDSWFGSTKTLDMHVSVLRRKIGDDAHDPRYIVTVRGVGFRFQNDPDGTD from the coding sequence CCACGATCTCGGAACCCCTCGCGCGGGCCCTGCGCCGCGAGGGGTACGTGGTCACGATCGCCGACGACGGTCGTGCCGCGCTGGCGGAGGCGATCCGCGAGCCCGGCCACGACCTGCTCGTGCTCGACCTGGGCCTGCCCCAGCTCGACGGGCTGGACGTGTGCCGCTCGATGCGCGACGCCGGCGTGCGGACGCCCGTGCTCATGCTCACGGCGCGCACGGACGAGATCGACACGGTGGTGGGCCTGGACGCCGGCGCGGACGACTACGTCACCAAGCCGTTCCGCCTCGGCGAGCTGCTCGCCCGGGTGCGCGCCCTGCTGCGGCGGGGGCCGGAGGCCCCGGCCAAGCGCGGTGGCGGCGCGCTGCGGATGGACGTCCAGGCCCGGCGCGTGTTCCTCCACGACGAGGAGGTCCGGCTCACCACCAAGGAGTTCGACCTGCTCCGGGTGCTGATGCGCGAGGAGGGCCGCGTGGTCTCCCGCGACCTGCTCATGCGCGAGGTGTGGGACAGCTGGTTCGGGTCGACCAAGACCCTCGACATGCACGTGTCGGTGCTGCGGCGGAAGATCGGGGACGACGCGCACGACCCGCGCTACATCGTCACCGTGCGAGGTGTGGGCTTCCGGTTCCAGAACGACCCCGACGGGACGGACTGA
- a CDS encoding ABC transporter permease codes for MSTAPALPKTSRTEAEGDEVQHRPALRERAPFILLSQLVLFLVIMVAWDALGRFGVVDRTLISGPLEVLERLRDLYDSGNLFGQILATMHAVALSLLIGVPVGGALGLVLGSSRFLDRVAEPFLVPLNSLPRIALAPLFIVWFGLTVNAKAAVGVTLVVFIMLFNTRAGVKETSRDLLLLADSLGMSTLERFRKIVLPGSVPVIVAGIRLSLTYALLGVIASEMIGARNGLGTDIVRFSNTLQVGGVFAILVILALISFGLDRLLGAFERRALRWQ; via the coding sequence ATGAGCACCGCTCCCGCCCTGCCGAAGACCTCAAGGACCGAGGCCGAGGGCGACGAGGTGCAGCACCGCCCCGCCCTTCGGGAGCGGGCCCCCTTCATCCTGTTGAGCCAGCTCGTGCTGTTCCTGGTCATCATGGTGGCCTGGGACGCGCTGGGCCGGTTCGGGGTCGTGGACCGGACGCTGATCTCCGGTCCACTGGAGGTGCTCGAGCGTCTGCGGGACCTCTACGACTCGGGCAACCTCTTCGGACAGATCCTGGCCACGATGCACGCCGTGGCGCTCTCCCTGCTGATCGGGGTCCCCGTCGGTGGGGCGCTCGGGCTCGTCCTCGGGTCCTCACGCTTCCTGGACCGGGTTGCCGAACCCTTCCTGGTGCCCCTGAACTCGCTGCCGCGCATCGCACTGGCCCCGCTGTTCATCGTCTGGTTCGGGCTGACCGTGAACGCGAAGGCCGCTGTCGGCGTGACCCTGGTCGTCTTCATCATGCTCTTCAACACCAGGGCGGGTGTGAAGGAGACGAGCCGCGACCTGCTGCTGCTGGCCGACTCCCTCGGAATGTCGACCCTCGAGCGGTTCCGCAAGATCGTGCTCCCGGGCTCCGTGCCGGTCATCGTGGCGGGGATCCGGCTGTCGCTGACCTACGCGCTGCTCGGCGTGATCGCCAGCGAGATGATCGGGGCCAGGAATGGTCTCGGGACCGACATCGTGCGCTTCAGCAACACCCTCCAGGTCGGCGGAGTCTTCGCCATCCTCGTGATCCTGGCCCTCATCAGCTTCGGACTGGACCGTCTGCTCGGTGCGTTCGAGAGGAGGGCGCTGCGATGGCAGTGA
- the purE gene encoding 5-(carboxyamino)imidazole ribonucleotide mutase: MTTDEQTQAEQPLVGLVMGSDSDWPVMEAAAAALEEFGVPYEADVVSAHRMPAEMIAYGQAAEGRGLRVIIAGAGGAAHLPGMLASVTVLPVVGVPVPLKHLDGMDSLLSIVQMPAGIPVATVSVAGARNAGLLAVRMLASGEGERAAGLRVLLARFAEDLRDQAHAKGEKLRQRRQG, from the coding sequence ATGACGACCGACGAGCAGACCCAGGCCGAGCAGCCCCTCGTCGGGCTGGTCATGGGCAGCGACAGCGACTGGCCGGTCATGGAGGCGGCCGCCGCGGCGCTGGAGGAGTTCGGCGTGCCCTACGAGGCCGACGTCGTCTCCGCGCACCGCATGCCGGCGGAGATGATCGCCTACGGGCAGGCGGCCGAGGGCCGCGGGCTGCGCGTGATCATCGCCGGCGCGGGCGGTGCCGCCCACCTGCCCGGCATGCTGGCCTCGGTGACCGTGCTGCCGGTGGTCGGCGTGCCCGTGCCGCTCAAGCACCTCGACGGCATGGACTCGCTGCTCTCGATCGTGCAGATGCCCGCGGGCATCCCGGTCGCGACCGTCTCCGTCGCCGGCGCCCGCAACGCCGGGCTGCTCGCGGTGCGGATGCTCGCCTCGGGCGAGGGGGAGCGGGCGGCCGGGCTGCGGGTGCTGCTGGCGCGGTTCGCCGAGGACCTGCGCGACCAGGCGCACGCCAAGGGCGAGAAGCTCCGCCAGCGCCGTCAGGGCTGA
- a CDS encoding sensor histidine kinase — translation MRAVLRELALRIVLAIAATSVVVAALVSWTIVELRGGPYAEARTPLWLLILIVLGGALVVVAVVAPIVRSLADRTAETVADPLRRLAHRTDEMASGGFALDPQTRPGRVVLPEPWRAGIREIDAVAREIDRHHSTFAKALVSERSFAADASHQLRTPLAALLLRLEEIAQSQDAADARAEAEIAIGQVERLTGVVDELLRRTRAGHATGGALSAVDQVLAGLDEEWTPSFTEQGRSIELTCERGIIVDASASALSQVLNTLVENALVHGDGRVEVHVARSGPSAVFRVTDQGRGIPPHLARTIFERAVTTGEGTGLGLAVARETAETIGGRLELVQVRPPVFALYLPLAQTP, via the coding sequence TTGCGCGCGGTCCTGCGGGAGCTCGCACTCCGGATCGTCCTGGCGATCGCCGCCACCTCCGTCGTCGTCGCCGCGCTGGTCTCGTGGACCATCGTCGAGCTGCGCGGCGGCCCCTACGCGGAGGCCCGCACGCCGCTGTGGCTGCTCATCCTGATCGTCCTGGGCGGTGCGCTGGTCGTCGTCGCGGTCGTGGCGCCGATCGTGCGCTCGCTGGCGGACCGCACGGCCGAGACGGTCGCCGACCCGTTGCGGCGGCTCGCGCACCGCACCGACGAGATGGCCTCCGGCGGTTTCGCGCTCGACCCGCAGACCCGCCCCGGGCGGGTGGTGCTGCCGGAGCCGTGGCGCGCCGGCATCCGTGAGATCGACGCCGTCGCGCGCGAGATCGACCGGCACCACAGCACCTTCGCAAAGGCGCTCGTGTCGGAGCGTTCCTTCGCCGCCGACGCCTCGCACCAGCTGCGCACGCCGCTGGCCGCGCTGCTGCTGCGCCTGGAGGAGATCGCCCAGTCGCAGGACGCCGCGGACGCCCGGGCCGAGGCCGAGATCGCCATCGGCCAGGTGGAGCGGCTGACCGGGGTGGTCGACGAGCTGCTGCGACGCACCCGCGCCGGCCACGCCACCGGTGGGGCGCTCAGTGCCGTCGACCAGGTGCTCGCCGGCCTCGACGAGGAGTGGACCCCGTCCTTCACCGAGCAGGGCCGCTCCATAGAGCTGACCTGCGAGCGGGGGATCATCGTCGACGCCAGCGCCTCGGCGCTGTCCCAGGTGCTCAACACCCTCGTCGAGAACGCCCTCGTCCACGGCGACGGCCGCGTCGAGGTGCACGTCGCCCGCTCGGGCCCGTCGGCCGTCTTCCGGGTCACCGACCAGGGGCGGGGCATCCCGCCGCACCTGGCACGCACCATCTTCGAGCGCGCCGTGACCACGGGGGAGGGCACCGGCCTGGGCCTGGCGGTCGCCCGCGAGACGGCCGAGACGATCGGCGGTCGCCTGGAGCTGGTCCAGGTGCGCCCGCCGGTCTTCGCGCTCTACCTGCCGTTGGCCCAGACGCCCTGA
- a CDS encoding 5-(carboxyamino)imidazole ribonucleotide synthase — MPAPPRAEGGFPVVGIVGGGQLARMCQPPAVALSITLSVLAESEDASAALVVPHSPVGEHTSLEDVREFARHCDVVTFDHEHVPADVLVALEDEGVALHPSPAALVYAQDKLAMRRRLTEMGIPCPRWAQARTREDVEAFGAEVGWPLVAKTPRGGYDGKGVRVCRGAEELDDWLADVGRPGALADGLLLEEAVDFTRELAALVARSPSGQAAAWPIAHTVQEGGINTEVLAPAPELDAGMAAAATEGALRIAGELGVTGVLAVEMFEVRDPETGATSYLVNELAMRPHNSGHWTIDGSVTSQFEQHLRAVLDLPLGDPSARQPWTVMANVLGGDYADLYPTYRHLMARDPGLKIHLYGKGVRPGRKLGHVTVFGGEEPGDPEALESLRERARHAADYLRGVVTE, encoded by the coding sequence GTGCCCGCCCCGCCCCGTGCCGAGGGCGGCTTCCCCGTCGTCGGCATCGTGGGTGGCGGCCAGCTCGCCCGCATGTGCCAGCCGCCCGCCGTGGCCCTCTCGATCACCCTGTCGGTGCTGGCCGAGTCCGAGGACGCCAGCGCCGCGCTGGTCGTCCCGCACAGCCCCGTCGGGGAGCACACCTCCCTGGAGGACGTGCGCGAGTTCGCACGGCACTGCGACGTGGTCACCTTCGACCACGAGCACGTCCCCGCGGACGTGCTCGTCGCCCTGGAGGACGAGGGCGTCGCGCTGCACCCTTCCCCGGCGGCCCTGGTCTACGCGCAGGACAAGCTCGCGATGCGGCGCAGGCTCACCGAGATGGGCATCCCGTGCCCCCGGTGGGCGCAGGCGCGCACCCGCGAGGACGTCGAGGCCTTCGGCGCCGAGGTCGGCTGGCCGCTCGTGGCCAAGACGCCGCGGGGCGGCTACGACGGCAAGGGCGTGCGCGTATGCCGTGGGGCCGAGGAGCTCGACGACTGGCTCGCGGACGTGGGGCGGCCCGGAGCGCTGGCCGACGGCCTGCTGCTCGAGGAGGCCGTCGACTTCACCCGCGAGCTCGCCGCGCTCGTGGCCCGCAGCCCCTCGGGGCAGGCCGCCGCCTGGCCGATCGCCCACACCGTGCAGGAGGGCGGCATCAACACCGAGGTCCTGGCACCGGCGCCCGAGCTCGACGCCGGCATGGCCGCCGCCGCGACCGAGGGCGCGCTGCGGATCGCCGGCGAGCTCGGGGTCACCGGCGTCCTCGCCGTCGAGATGTTCGAGGTGAGGGACCCGGAGACCGGGGCGACGTCATACCTGGTGAACGAGCTGGCGATGCGCCCGCACAACAGCGGCCACTGGACCATCGACGGGTCGGTGACGAGCCAGTTCGAGCAGCACCTGCGCGCCGTGCTCGACCTGCCGCTCGGCGACCCCTCGGCCCGCCAGCCGTGGACCGTGATGGCCAACGTGCTCGGCGGTGACTACGCCGACCTCTACCCGACCTACCGTCACCTCATGGCCCGCGACCCGGGCCTGAAGATCCACCTCTACGGCAAGGGCGTGCGCCCGGGCCGCAAGCTGGGGCACGTGACGGTCTTCGGCGGCGAGGAGCCCGGCGATCCCGAGGCGCTGGAGTCGCTGCGCGAGCGCGCGCGGCACGCCGCCGACTACCTGCGAGGAGTGGTGACCGAATGA
- a CDS encoding SDR family NAD(P)-dependent oxidoreductase — MTGTGRGRLEGKVVLVTGAARGLGAAICRAAAQEGAHVMVTDVDVAGAEGTARQLAAEGLSARATVLDVTDQDSVDAAVRATAEWHGRIDGLVNNAGILVEADVASLTEEQWDLVMDVNLKGAWRMTKAVIPIMLERGSGSIVNMSSLGGHFARPGHVSYAVSKAGLLNLTRATAVDFGRQGIRCNAICPGSTMTDMLRQHLESTGDLAAMTEDNIGRNRVGRLGRPEEIGATAVFFLSDEVGYVNGSYLLVDGGRHATT; from the coding sequence ATGACGGGGACCGGGCGCGGCCGGCTGGAGGGCAAGGTCGTGCTCGTCACCGGGGCCGCCCGTGGCCTGGGGGCCGCCATCTGCCGCGCCGCGGCCCAGGAGGGTGCGCACGTCATGGTGACGGACGTCGACGTCGCCGGCGCCGAGGGAACGGCTCGCCAGCTCGCGGCCGAGGGGCTGTCGGCCCGGGCGACGGTGCTCGACGTCACCGATCAGGACTCCGTCGACGCCGCGGTCCGGGCCACCGCGGAGTGGCACGGACGGATCGACGGGCTGGTCAACAACGCCGGCATCCTCGTGGAGGCCGACGTCGCGTCGCTCACCGAGGAGCAGTGGGACCTGGTCATGGACGTCAACCTCAAGGGCGCCTGGCGGATGACGAAGGCCGTCATCCCGATCATGCTCGAGCGCGGCTCGGGCTCGATCGTCAACATGTCCTCGCTCGGGGGCCACTTCGCCCGTCCCGGACACGTGTCCTACGCGGTCAGCAAGGCGGGGCTGCTCAACCTCACGCGGGCCACGGCCGTCGACTTCGGGCGGCAGGGCATCCGCTGCAACGCCATCTGCCCCGGGAGCACCATGACCGACATGCTGCGGCAGCACCTCGAGTCCACCGGGGACCTGGCGGCGATGACCGAGGACAACATCGGGCGGAACCGGGTCGGGAGGCTGGGCCGGCCCGAGGAGATCGGCGCCACGGCCGTCTTCTTCCTCAGCGACGAGGTGGGCTACGTCAACGGCAGCTATCTGCTCGTCGACGGCGGGCGGCACGCCACCACGTAG